One window of Cohnella hashimotonis genomic DNA carries:
- a CDS encoding YqhV family protein: MDKSVFSMALLRILSGSIELTAALVMLKLNDVTKALSVNAMLALVGPLILISTTTIGLVGMSDKLSPVKLVWIGAGVACLLIGILKK; encoded by the coding sequence TTGGATAAATCCGTATTCAGCATGGCGCTGCTCCGGATTTTGTCCGGGAGCATCGAATTGACTGCCGCGCTGGTCATGCTGAAGCTGAACGACGTCACCAAGGCGCTAAGCGTGAACGCGATGCTGGCGCTTGTCGGACCGCTGATTCTAATCTCTACGACGACGATCGGCCTTGTCGGCATGTCGGACAAGCTTTCTCCCGTCAAGTTGGTCTGGATAGGCGCGGGAGTCGCCTGCCTGCTGATCGGTATTCTCAAAAAATAA